One candidate division WOR-3 bacterium genomic region harbors:
- a CDS encoding single-stranded DNA-binding protein: MAEIRLGRINYVILMGRATVDPTLRYNPKGIPFLNFQIAVNRIYKDKESNEWKEVANFFTVVTSGPQAERLQERLKKGSAVIVEGELRSRSYEKENGEKRNIVEIFARRVQILDKFAPEEVSEETPEDIILPDDNLDDLPF, encoded by the coding sequence ATGGCCGAGATTAGATTAGGAAGAATTAATTATGTAATTTTAATGGGCAGGGCAACCGTCGATCCAACCTTACGTTACAATCCGAAAGGGATCCCTTTTTTAAATTTTCAGATTGCTGTTAATCGGATTTATAAAGATAAAGAGAGCAATGAATGGAAAGAAGTGGCCAATTTTTTCACCGTTGTTACTAGTGGACCGCAAGCCGAAAGATTACAAGAGAGACTTAAAAAAGGAAGTGCGGTAATTGTTGAAGGTGAACTAAGAAGTCGGAGTTATGAAAAAGAGAATGGTGAAAAAAGGAATATTGTAGAAATCTTTGCCCGCCGAGTACAAATTCTTGATAAATTTGCTCCGGAAGAAGTGAGTGAAGAAACTCCGGAGGATATTATTTTACCTGATGATAATCTTGATGACCTACCTTTTTAA
- the pstA gene encoding phosphate ABC transporter permease PstA, whose amino-acid sequence MKLRGSFYFYILGIPLFIFLFFIIFITIYLVANGYPVLNFRFLVSYPEEQMTKGGIFPVIFGSFYLTILAFIFAIIPSILSGIYFAYYAKDNFLTFTLRTLVKSLSGLPSIVFGLFGLALFVRTLNIGLSLLASSLTLSILSIPYLITTTEEGLLSVPHTFYEAAIALGIPKWTAIRKIILPEAKPLLLSGIFLAFARLIGEVAPILFTGVAFYLKRISLSPLDRFMALPYHIYILATQHEKILKVRPIAFASSLVLLFFALFFGIIAYILRMKIKRYY is encoded by the coding sequence ATGAAGTTAAGAGGTTCCTTTTATTTTTATATATTAGGTATCCCTTTATTTATCTTTCTTTTTTTTATTATTTTTATTACTATTTATTTAGTTGCTAATGGTTATCCAGTATTAAATTTTCGTTTCCTGGTCTCCTATCCTGAAGAACAAATGACTAAAGGTGGTATTTTCCCAGTAATCTTTGGTTCTTTTTATCTTACTATTCTTGCCTTTATTTTTGCGATTATCCCTTCTATCCTTTCGGGAATTTATTTTGCCTATTATGCCAAAGATAATTTCTTAACTTTTACTCTGCGAACTTTAGTAAAAAGTTTAAGCGGTTTGCCTTCAATTGTCTTTGGTCTTTTTGGCTTAGCTCTTTTTGTCCGAACTTTAAATATTGGACTCTCCTTACTTGCTTCTTCATTAACTTTATCAATTCTTTCTATTCCCTATTTAATTACTACTACTGAAGAAGGTCTTTTAAGCGTTCCTCATACCTTTTACGAAGCAGCAATTGCTTTGGGTATACCTAAATGGACAGCCATTAGAAAAATAATTTTGCCTGAAGCAAAACCCCTCTTACTTTCTGGAATTTTTCTTGCCTTTGCCCGATTAATTGGAGAAGTAGCTCCCATCCTTTTTACTGGTGTTGCCTTTTATCTAAAAAGAATCTCTCTTTCTCCTTTAGATAGATTTATGGCTCTTCCTTATCATATTTATATCCTTGCCACCCAACACGAAAAGATTTTAAAAGTAAGACCGATTGCTTTTGCCTCTTCTTTGGTTTTACTTTTCTTTGCTCTCTTTTTTGGAATTATTGCTTATATTTTAAGAATGAAAATAAAAAGATATTATTAA
- a CDS encoding mucoidy inhibitor MuiA family protein, producing MMVLFFLISLTLNSQVDLIIIYSNHAVIFRKARIFLEKREMLTFKGLSGLLEDNSIRIKSDNLKIGEVSIKKTYLEEPPPKVKELEKKIKELEDRIKNWENEKLVIKSQEEFLLSIKLASPEIISKELLMGKISPESWERALSFLSERLINLKKRSSIIEDSINEAKKELSALKQELQDIRAIVENKKEVSFEVSPTKPGEYEIEISYNIPNACFFTPYYEIKADENFVTFNFYVKISQKTGEDWEASKVILNTGKIFSSGTVPEITPYYVNWETPPSPKAMYEKEKMEPEEMVPVLAEKELVILEAGISLEYLLPQRISLKSGEEKKFFLKGLNLPAEFEYFIYPRKDKNAYLQAKIFNNSEMVFLNGEAATYVKNNYTGKTKIRTFSPGETLIVNLGIDERIKVERKLIKFFTKREGIFNKREQQEFNYETKIENYSGRERKLKIVEQIPISQTEEIKVRLIKIEPKPDRIDENLGTFIYYKNLKPNEKFTINLLYVVEYPVDKKIIFY from the coding sequence ATGATGGTTCTCTTTTTTTTAATTTCCTTAACTTTAAATTCCCAAGTAGATTTAATAATTATTTATTCCAACCACGCAGTCATTTTTCGAAAGGCCCGAATCTTTTTAGAAAAAAGAGAAATGCTTACCTTTAAAGGTCTTTCCGGACTTTTGGAGGACAATTCAATTAGAATTAAAAGTGATAATTTAAAAATTGGTGAAGTTTCCATTAAAAAAACTTATTTAGAAGAACCGCCACCAAAGGTTAAGGAGTTAGAAAAAAAGATTAAAGAACTGGAAGATAGAATTAAAAATTGGGAGAATGAAAAATTGGTAATAAAATCACAAGAAGAATTTTTATTATCAATAAAATTGGCTTCACCGGAAATTATTTCAAAAGAACTTTTAATGGGAAAAATTTCTCCGGAAAGTTGGGAAAGGGCATTAAGTTTTTTATCGGAGAGATTGATTAATTTAAAGAAAAGAAGTTCAATAATTGAAGACTCAATTAATGAGGCTAAAAAAGAATTATCGGCTCTAAAACAGGAATTACAAGATATCCGAGCAATTGTTGAAAATAAGAAAGAAGTTAGTTTTGAGGTTTCCCCGACAAAACCAGGAGAGTATGAAATTGAAATTAGTTATAATATTCCTAATGCCTGTTTTTTTACCCCCTATTATGAAATAAAGGCGGATGAGAATTTTGTAACATTTAATTTTTATGTAAAAATCAGTCAGAAGACCGGTGAAGATTGGGAGGCAAGCAAGGTGATTTTAAATACCGGAAAAATTTTTTCCTCCGGTACGGTGCCCGAAATTACTCCTTACTATGTTAATTGGGAGACTCCGCCTTCTCCTAAAGCAATGTATGAAAAAGAAAAGATGGAACCTGAAGAGATGGTACCAGTTTTGGCAGAGAAAGAATTGGTGATTTTAGAGGCGGGAATTTCGTTAGAGTATCTATTACCGCAGAGGATAAGTTTGAAAAGTGGTGAAGAAAAAAAATTTTTTTTAAAGGGATTAAATCTACCCGCAGAATTTGAGTATTTTATCTATCCCCGAAAAGATAAGAACGCTTACCTTCAAGCGAAAATTTTTAATAACTCAGAAATGGTTTTTTTAAATGGCGAGGCGGCAACTTATGTTAAAAACAATTATACCGGAAAAACCAAAATAAGAACTTTTTCACCAGGAGAGACTTTGATCGTAAATTTGGGTATTGACGAAAGGATAAAAGTAGAAAGAAAATTAATAAAATTTTTTACAAAAAGGGAAGGAATTTTTAATAAAAGGGAGCAACAGGAATTTAATTATGAAACAAAAATTGAAAACTATTCCGGTAGGGAAAGAAAGTTGAAGATAGTTGAACAGATACCGATTTCGCAAACCGAGGAAATAAAAGTAAGGTTAATAAAAATTGAACCCAAACCCGATAGGATTGATGAAAATTTAGGAACTTTTATTTATTATAAAAATTTGAAGCCCAACGAAAAATTTACTATTAATCTTCTTTATGTTGTAGAATACCCTGTGGATAAGAAGATTATTTTTTATTAA
- the rpsF gene encoding 30S ribosomal protein S6, translating into MKNHNKYECVIILSEKMNEEEINKIDNDLKNIFKNCGADNIVLDKKEKKKFAYPIKKLEYGYYLFYKFESPPDTVDKIKESIKHNENILRSYFINYGRD; encoded by the coding sequence ATGAAGAACCATAATAAATACGAATGTGTAATAATATTAAGTGAAAAGATGAATGAAGAAGAGATAAATAAAATTGATAACGATTTAAAAAATATCTTTAAAAATTGTGGTGCCGATAATATTGTGTTAGATAAAAAAGAAAAAAAGAAATTTGCCTATCCGATTAAAAAATTAGAATATGGTTATTATCTTTTTTATAAATTTGAATCACCGCCTGACACTGTGGACAAGATTAAAGAAAGCATCAAACATAATGAAAATATTTTAAGAAGTTATTTTATTAATTATGGCCGAGATTAG
- a CDS encoding aspartate carbamoyltransferase catalytic subunit: MKHLLSINDLSEKDIYKIFDYASQFEEVLKRPIPVVPSLRGKTILTLFYEPSTRTQTSFTLAGKRLSCDVINFSFSTSSILKGESLLDTVKNILKMKVDGIIVRHSVAGVPHFLAHHLEKENIFVINAGDGINEHPTQALLDAYTIYKKFKDFNNLKILIIGDIKHSRVAHSDILIFKKLGCKVFVSCPYSFLPVEFEKMDVVYLPDFREKLSDFDCVIALRVQKERHNFSYLSSIREYHLLYGIKKEDLNKMKKNALLMHPGPVNWEVELSYEVLKDERCVILDQVFNGVAIRMAIIFLLFQEKL; the protein is encoded by the coding sequence GTGAAACATTTATTATCGATTAATGATTTAAGTGAAAAAGATATCTATAAAATCTTTGATTATGCTTCTCAATTTGAAGAAGTTTTAAAAAGACCAATTCCTGTTGTCCCTTCCTTAAGAGGGAAAACAATTTTAACCCTTTTTTATGAACCATCAACAAGAACCCAAACTTCTTTTACTTTAGCCGGCAAAAGGTTATCCTGCGATGTTATCAATTTTTCCTTTTCTACTTCTTCTATTCTTAAAGGAGAGAGTTTATTAGACACCGTGAAGAATATTTTGAAAATGAAAGTTGATGGCATTATCGTTCGCCATTCGGTTGCCGGTGTTCCCCATTTTCTTGCCCATCATTTAGAAAAAGAAAATATATTTGTTATTAACGCTGGTGACGGAATAAATGAGCATCCGACTCAGGCGTTGTTAGATGCTTATACTATTTATAAAAAATTTAAAGATTTTAATAATTTAAAGATTTTGATAATTGGCGATATCAAACATTCCCGTGTCGCCCATTCGGATATTCTGATTTTTAAAAAATTGGGTTGTAAAGTTTTTGTCTCTTGCCCTTATTCTTTTTTACCAGTTGAGTTTGAAAAAATGGACGTTGTTTATCTTCCTGATTTTCGAGAGAAACTAAGTGATTTCGATTGTGTTATCGCTTTAAGAGTCCAAAAAGAACGGCATAATTTCAGTTATTTATCTTCTATCAGAGAGTACCATCTTCTATACGGAATTAAAAAGGAAGATCTAAATAAAATGAAAAAGAATGCCCTTTTAATGCATCCGGGACCGGTTAATTGGGAAGTAGAACTTTCTTATGAGGTGTTAAAGGATGAACGATGTGTAATTTTAGATCAGGTCTTTAATGGTGTGGCAATCAGAATGGCAATTATCTTTTTATTATTTCAAGAAAAATTATGA
- the pstC gene encoding phosphate ABC transporter permease subunit PstC — protein MRESHSFINFVLFLSALITSLLIIFILFFLLSSGLQLFKFISLKEFFFNPVWNPTGYFKSDYGLLPNLWGSFIVTFLALIIAVPFGILSAIFLSEELKKISWLYNLVKGIIELFAAFPSVIIGLFGLVYLAPLIQRIFSLPSGLCVLNGGIILALMCLPTIISICEASISQVPLIYKEASYALGVSRFHTTLKVVLPAAKSGIIAGILLGFGRAIGETMAMLMVLGNSPIIAKSLFQPTRTLTTTIAIEMGETAKNTPHFFALFMLGVVLFVISFVVNLIGNYFAQKRIKVVI, from the coding sequence ATGAGAGAATCTCATAGTTTCATAAACTTTGTTCTCTTCCTTTCAGCATTGATAACTTCTTTGTTAATTATTTTTATACTATTCTTTTTGTTATCTTCGGGTTTACAACTATTTAAATTTATTTCTTTAAAGGAGTTTTTTTTTAATCCCGTCTGGAATCCTACAGGCTATTTCAAAAGTGATTATGGTTTATTACCAAATTTATGGGGAAGTTTTATAGTTACTTTCTTAGCATTAATCATTGCTGTTCCCTTCGGTATTCTCTCAGCAATTTTCTTAAGTGAAGAATTAAAAAAGATTTCCTGGTTATATAATCTTGTAAAAGGGATAATTGAACTTTTTGCTGCCTTTCCTTCGGTAATTATCGGTCTTTTTGGTTTAGTCTATTTAGCGCCTTTAATTCAAAGAATTTTTTCTCTACCAAGTGGTTTATGTGTCTTAAATGGTGGAATCATTCTTGCTTTAATGTGTTTACCCACGATTATTTCTATCTGTGAAGCAAGTATTTCACAAGTCCCTTTAATCTATAAAGAAGCTAGTTATGCCTTAGGTGTTTCCCGTTTTCACACTACTTTAAAAGTTGTTTTACCCGCAGCGAAATCGGGGATCATCGCAGGAATTTTATTAGGCTTTGGTCGGGCAATTGGTGAAACAATGGCAATGTTAATGGTATTGGGAAACTCACCAATAATTGCCAAATCTCTCTTTCAACCAACAAGAACTTTAACAACTACGATTGCTATTGAAATGGGCGAAACTGCCAAAAATACCCCCCATTTCTTTGCTTTGTTTATGTTAGGGGTAGTTCTGTTTGTGATATCTTTTGTTGTTAATTTAATTGGTAATTATTTTGCCCAAAAAAGAATAAAAGTAGTAATATGA
- the pyrR gene encoding bifunctional pyr operon transcriptional regulator/uracil phosphoribosyltransferase PyrR: protein MKLKGTKEINKKIKNLAKKIYRKHKKNLGDLCLIGIKRRGISIAQRLQQELKKLTNQEIPLGALDISFYRDDLQMISLSPIVRGSEINFSLQDKIVILVDDVIYTGRTVRAALSEILDYGRPKKVELLVLVDRNHRELPIQPDYVGFKFKVKKEDLIDVFLKEEDKKEGIYLQRR, encoded by the coding sequence ATGAAACTGAAAGGCACAAAGGAAATCAACAAAAAGATAAAAAACCTTGCCAAGAAAATCTATAGAAAACATAAAAAAAATTTAGGTGATTTATGCCTTATTGGTATAAAACGTCGGGGAATAAGCATCGCTCAAAGACTTCAGCAAGAATTAAAGAAACTTACCAACCAAGAAATTCCTTTGGGTGCTTTGGATATCAGTTTTTATCGGGATGATTTACAAATGATTTCTTTGTCACCTATTGTCCGAGGAAGTGAAATAAATTTTTCTCTTCAAGATAAGATTGTCATTTTAGTTGATGATGTAATTTATACTGGCAGAACAGTACGGGCGGCTTTAAGTGAAATTCTGGATTACGGTCGACCAAAAAAGGTTGAATTACTTGTGCTCGTAGATAGGAATCACCGAGAATTACCTATCCAACCGGATTACGTGGGCTTCAAATTTAAGGTAAAGAAAGAAGATTTAATCGATGTCTTTTTAAAGGAAGAGGATAAAAAAGAAGGAATTTATCTTCAAAGAAGGTGA
- the pstB gene encoding phosphate ABC transporter ATP-binding protein PstB codes for MKTKIKFENFSLWFGEKQILKNINLEIPEKNVTAIMGPSGCGKTTLLRCINRLNDLIPNVKICGKVFIDEENIYSENVNLLALRKKVGMVFQKPNPFPKSIYENIAFGLKIHKFKNIKERVIKALIDANLYDEVKDNLHHSALNLSGGQQQRLCLARAIAIEPEIILLDEPASALDPIATAKLEELIQKLKKDYTIVIVTHNMQQAARVSDYCAFMYLGELVEFGKTEDIFVRPKDKRTEDFLLGKYG; via the coding sequence ATGAAAACAAAAATTAAATTTGAGAACTTTTCTCTTTGGTTTGGTGAAAAACAAATCTTAAAAAATATTAATTTAGAAATTCCCGAAAAAAATGTTACCGCCATTATGGGACCTTCGGGTTGTGGGAAAACAACTCTTCTTCGTTGTATTAACCGATTGAACGATTTAATCCCAAATGTGAAAATCTGTGGAAAGGTTTTCATCGATGAAGAAAATATTTATAGTGAAAATGTTAATCTTTTGGCTTTACGGAAAAAAGTGGGAATGGTATTCCAAAAACCAAATCCCTTTCCCAAGTCGATTTACGAAAATATTGCCTTTGGTTTAAAAATTCATAAATTCAAAAATATTAAAGAGAGGGTGATTAAAGCCTTAATTGATGCCAATCTCTACGATGAAGTAAAGGATAATCTCCATCACAGCGCTTTAAACCTTTCTGGTGGCCAACAACAAAGATTATGCCTTGCCCGAGCAATTGCAATTGAACCGGAAATTATTCTATTGGATGAACCCGCCAGCGCCTTAGATCCAATCGCTACCGCTAAATTAGAAGAACTTATCCAGAAATTAAAAAAAGATTACACGATTGTGATTGTCACTCATAATATGCAACAGGCAGCCAGAGTTTCTGATTATTGTGCCTTTATGTATCTTGGAGAACTGGTGGAATTCGGCAAAACCGAAGATATCTTTGTCCGACCCAAAGATAAAAGAACCGAAGATTTTCTTTTGGGAAAATATGGTTAA
- a CDS encoding ATP-binding protein produces MEKYKVPYEKLRLVINDKKLGFSSTKDLACCQDIIGQERAVEALKLGLEIKASGYNIFVTGPVGTGRTTTVKYLLERLEKSMETPPDKCYVNNFKNPDQPKLITLPAGMGRVFKNSMDDLIEYLKRNIPLVLESDSYQKKRQIIIDDFKEKSNRMVLEFEKKVAKEGFALQQAAPMVKPEIVYMMEGNPVKISDLLFAVEEGRVSREEYEKIKEKAQNLNDELNNLFKEIRNLEKETRERLSSLDKETVKPILEERLNEIKEKLKNEKVNEYLKEVEEAILEDLSIFKKEKKEEEVPFPFMREILPGDPYLEFRVNLLVDNAEEVGAPIIFENTPTFKNLFGTIEKVWDARGQWRTDFTKIKAGSLVKADGGFLVLNALDVLLEGTWYALKRCLRTRKVDITAYDPYSLFGVTALKPEPIDINVKVIMIGDAFLYTLLATYDEDFKKIFKVRADFDWTMDLKEETIREYANVVRTIVEKENLRHFSAGAIAKLVEYGIRLGGRKNKLSTRFGIITDILKEASYWAEKDNSELVLDKHVSKAIEMRDYRAKLIEEKIQEMIDEGILLIDTEGKVVGQINGLSVYDTGEYMFGRPTRITAKTSVGTKGVINIEREAQLSGKIHDKGVLILQGYLRDKYAQEFPIIMSASICFEQSYGGVEGDSASSAELFALLSSIGNIPLRQDIAVTGSVNQKGEIQAIGGVNEKIEGFFEVCKRRGFTGTQGVIIPYSNIDDLMLKEEVCEAVKKGLFHIYAIKTVDEGIEILTGMKAEEVHKRVKERLRELAENYKKFTAVKEEKE; encoded by the coding sequence ATGGAAAAATATAAGGTTCCTTATGAAAAATTAAGACTTGTTATTAATGATAAAAAGTTAGGCTTCTCTTCTACCAAAGATCTGGCCTGTTGTCAGGATATTATTGGGCAAGAACGGGCAGTTGAGGCTTTGAAACTTGGTTTAGAAATAAAAGCAAGTGGTTATAATATTTTTGTTACTGGACCAGTAGGTACTGGTCGAACAACGACCGTAAAATATCTCTTAGAAAGATTAGAGAAATCAATGGAAACACCACCCGATAAATGTTATGTAAATAATTTTAAAAATCCCGATCAACCAAAATTAATTACTTTGCCAGCAGGTATGGGTCGGGTATTTAAAAATAGTATGGATGATCTGATTGAATATCTTAAAAGGAATATTCCGCTGGTTTTGGAGAGCGATAGTTATCAGAAGAAAAGGCAGATTATTATTGATGATTTTAAAGAGAAAAGTAATCGGATGGTTTTGGAATTTGAAAAGAAAGTAGCAAAAGAAGGATTTGCTTTGCAGCAAGCAGCACCAATGGTAAAGCCAGAGATTGTTTATATGATGGAAGGAAATCCGGTAAAAATTTCTGATTTGCTTTTTGCGGTGGAAGAAGGAAGGGTCTCGCGAGAAGAATATGAAAAGATTAAAGAGAAGGCTCAAAATTTGAATGATGAGTTAAATAATTTATTTAAAGAAATTAGAAATTTAGAAAAAGAGACCAGAGAAAGATTAAGTTCCTTAGATAAGGAAACAGTAAAACCGATTCTGGAAGAGCGATTAAATGAGATAAAAGAAAAATTAAAGAATGAAAAAGTGAATGAATATTTAAAAGAAGTGGAAGAAGCGATATTGGAGGATCTCAGTATTTTTAAGAAAGAGAAAAAAGAGGAAGAAGTTCCTTTTCCGTTTATGAGAGAGATTTTACCTGGCGACCCTTATTTAGAATTTCGGGTAAATCTTTTGGTGGATAATGCCGAAGAGGTGGGAGCGCCAATTATTTTTGAAAATACTCCTACTTTTAAAAATCTTTTCGGCACCATTGAAAAAGTTTGGGATGCGCGGGGTCAGTGGCGGACTGATTTTACTAAAATCAAAGCCGGTTCTTTGGTAAAGGCGGACGGTGGATTTTTGGTTTTGAATGCTTTGGATGTTCTTTTGGAAGGCACCTGGTATGCTTTGAAGAGATGTTTAAGAACAAGAAAAGTAGATATTACTGCTTATGACCCCTATTCTCTTTTTGGAGTAACCGCATTAAAACCTGAGCCTATAGACATTAATGTGAAAGTGATTATGATTGGTGATGCTTTTCTTTATACCTTACTAGCCACCTATGACGAAGATTTTAAGAAGATATTTAAGGTAAGAGCCGATTTTGATTGGACAATGGATTTGAAAGAAGAAACGATAAGAGAGTATGCTAATGTTGTTAGGACAATTGTTGAAAAAGAAAATTTGAGACATTTCTCAGCGGGAGCAATTGCAAAATTGGTGGAATACGGAATAAGATTGGGCGGCCGGAAGAATAAACTTTCAACACGATTTGGTATTATTACCGATATTCTAAAAGAAGCCAGTTATTGGGCAGAAAAAGATAATTCAGAACTGGTATTAGATAAACATGTTAGCAAGGCAATTGAGATGAGAGATTATCGAGCAAAATTAATAGAAGAGAAAATTCAAGAGATGATTGATGAGGGAATATTGTTAATTGATACCGAAGGTAAAGTGGTTGGTCAGATAAATGGTCTTTCGGTTTATGATACGGGGGAATATATGTTCGGAAGACCAACAAGGATTACTGCGAAAACATCGGTAGGGACCAAGGGAGTTATTAATATTGAGAGAGAAGCCCAATTATCCGGAAAGATTCATGATAAAGGAGTTTTAATTTTACAAGGTTATCTGCGGGATAAATATGCTCAGGAATTTCCAATTATTATGAGCGCTTCGATCTGTTTTGAACAGAGTTATGGCGGTGTTGAAGGTGATTCAGCATCTTCGGCTGAACTTTTTGCTTTACTTTCTTCAATTGGTAATATTCCTTTAAGACAAGATATCGCAGTTACTGGTTCAGTTAATCAGAAAGGTGAAATTCAGGCAATTGGTGGTGTGAATGAAAAGATTGAAGGGTTTTTTGAGGTTTGTAAAAGAAGGGGATTTACTGGAACCCAAGGGGTTATTATTCCTTATAGTAATATTGATGATTTAATGCTTAAAGAAGAGGTTTGTGAAGCGGTAAAGAAAGGGCTCTTTCATATTTACGCAATAAAAACCGTAGATGAAGGAATAGAGATTTTAACCGGAATGAAAGCCGAGGAAGTTCATAAAAGAGTGAAAGAAAGGTTAAGAGAACTTGCTGAAAATTATAAGAAATTTACCGCTGTCAAAGAAGAAAAAGAGTAA
- a CDS encoding dihydroorotase, which produces MKIENLPEYLLLKNGILIDLDKKEKREVDILIKEGKIEKISKGIEKKDKFIILDIKDCYIFPGLIDLHTHLRTPGREDEETIETGTKAAIAGGFTKICCLPNTEPPLDNESLITYLIAENKKYNYCDLYPIACATKRREGKEICDYYLLKKAGAVAISDDGAAISSSQVLRLVLEYSKTFDLPYFSHCEDKELAQGVINESFISYQLGLRGIPDISETIFAFRDVLIANYVKSKIHLCHISSKKTIQILRFLKENNYQFTCETAPHYFTLTEKDIKNYDTNYKVNPPLKKEEDKEEIKKALREGLIDAIASDHAPHLLAEKEQDFENAPFGIIGLETCFLLSYEELVLKGNLTIFELLEKFITNPAKILGIEINKIKENNEAEIVIFSPKEKYIYSEDKVVSKSKNTPFLNKEFSGRIKAVINKNKIFYF; this is translated from the coding sequence ATGAAAATTGAAAATTTACCAGAATATCTTTTATTAAAAAACGGTATCTTAATTGATTTGGATAAGAAAGAGAAGCGAGAAGTTGACATATTAATAAAAGAAGGCAAAATTGAAAAAATTAGTAAAGGGATCGAGAAGAAGGATAAATTTATAATTTTGGATATTAAAGATTGCTATATCTTTCCTGGCTTAATTGATCTTCATACCCATTTACGGACACCAGGTAGAGAAGATGAAGAAACAATAGAAACCGGAACAAAAGCAGCAATTGCTGGCGGTTTTACAAAAATATGTTGCCTGCCTAATACTGAACCACCGTTAGATAATGAGTCTTTAATCACCTATTTGATAGCCGAAAATAAAAAATATAATTATTGCGATTTATACCCTATCGCCTGTGCTACTAAAAGAAGAGAAGGTAAAGAAATTTGTGATTATTATCTCTTAAAAAAAGCAGGTGCGGTAGCGATTTCCGACGACGGTGCAGCCATCTCCTCTTCCCAAGTTTTAAGATTAGTTTTAGAATATTCTAAAACTTTTGACCTACCCTATTTTAGCCATTGTGAAGATAAAGAATTGGCTCAAGGGGTTATCAATGAGAGTTTCATATCTTATCAACTGGGATTAAGAGGAATACCTGATATCTCAGAAACTATCTTTGCCTTCCGAGATGTTCTTATTGCCAATTATGTAAAAAGCAAAATCCATCTTTGCCACATTTCTTCTAAAAAAACAATCCAAATTTTGAGATTTTTAAAAGAGAATAATTACCAATTCACTTGTGAAACGGCTCCCCATTATTTTACTTTAACTGAAAAGGATATAAAAAATTACGACACTAATTACAAAGTAAATCCACCCTTAAAAAAAGAAGAAGATAAAGAAGAGATAAAAAAGGCACTGCGTGAAGGACTGATTGACGCTATTGCCTCTGACCACGCTCCCCATCTTTTAGCGGAAAAAGAACAGGATTTTGAAAATGCCCCTTTCGGAATTATTGGTTTAGAAACTTGTTTTCTTTTATCTTACGAAGAATTGGTGTTAAAAGGAAATCTCACAATATTTGAATTATTAGAAAAATTTATTACTAATCCCGCAAAAATTTTAGGAATAGAAATAAATAAAATTAAAGAGAATAATGAAGCTGAAATAGTGATCTTTTCACCAAAAGAAAAATATATTTATAGTGAAGATAAGGTAGTTTCTAAAAGTAAAAATACTCCTTTCTTAAATAAAGAATTTAGCGGGAGAATTAAAGCCGTAATTAATAAAAATAAGATATTTTATTTTTAA
- the phoU gene encoding phosphate signaling complex protein PhoU: protein MFEERLTLLKEKIIEYANHIEKMLEKAIKGLLDKEKGILHLVIEEDEKKANDFEIEIDELCVDLIALYQPKAKDLRTILMILKMNNDLERIGDHIVNIAQSAEFLIEREPVKPLIDIPRMANEASKMLKDAVKAFVEEDSLLAKRVCERDSLIDNLRDQIFRELFTYMLSDPRTIERAFHLIRIAQNLERIADLSTNIGEDVIYIVEAKIIKHHKDI, encoded by the coding sequence ATGTTTGAAGAACGGTTAACTCTTTTGAAAGAAAAGATCATTGAATATGCTAATCATATTGAAAAGATGTTGGAGAAGGCAATAAAAGGATTGCTGGATAAGGAAAAAGGGATTTTACATTTAGTCATCGAAGAAGACGAAAAAAAAGCGAATGACTTTGAAATTGAGATTGACGAACTTTGTGTTGATCTGATTGCCCTTTATCAACCAAAAGCAAAGGATTTGCGAACAATCCTTATGATTTTAAAGATGAATAACGATTTGGAAAGAATTGGCGACCACATTGTAAATATTGCCCAAAGTGCGGAATTTCTTATTGAAAGAGAACCGGTAAAACCGTTAATCGATATTCCTCGGATGGCTAACGAAGCAAGTAAGATGTTAAAGGATGCGGTAAAAGCCTTTGTTGAAGAAGATTCTCTTCTTGCCAAAAGGGTCTGTGAAAGAGATTCTTTGATTGATAATTTGCGTGACCAAATTTTTCGAGAACTATTCACTTATATGCTCTCTGACCCAAGAACCATTGAAAGAGCCTTCCATTTAATCAGAATAGCCCAGAACTTAGAAAGAATTGCCGACCTTTCTACCAATATTGGTGAAGATGTTATTTATATCGTGGAGGCTAAAATTATTAAACACCATAAGGATATTTGA